Proteins found in one Corynebacterium canis genomic segment:
- a CDS encoding 3-methyladenine DNA glycosylase, with translation MRMLSVGEWTARLEAHRSRAEALTGAHLARRRKAEKHPVFDFLFEYYPISPGKLARWHPGRGETLAGEPPHARWRDYTRTPEGVTVDLHAMWARRGNAIEYVKHLLERTATNPTHFDCFGLHEWAMVYQTDRPRHNLPLRLGKDGTNDVVKTHNIRCTHYDAFRFFTPAARPLNLHALRREDQPEFDQSGCLHATMDLYKWAAKLGPLVPGELWLDTFELARDVRILDMEASPYDCSEYGFHVVAIETAQGKAEYVARQRRLAERAAPLRQSLIDLCTKPTI, from the coding sequence ATGAGGATGCTTAGCGTCGGCGAATGGACGGCCCGTTTGGAGGCCCACCGCAGCCGCGCAGAGGCGCTTACTGGGGCGCACCTGGCGCGGCGTCGAAAAGCGGAAAAACACCCCGTATTCGACTTCCTTTTCGAGTACTACCCGATCTCGCCGGGCAAACTCGCGCGGTGGCACCCCGGACGCGGAGAAACGCTCGCAGGCGAGCCCCCACACGCGCGCTGGCGCGACTATACCCGCACTCCGGAAGGCGTCACCGTGGACCTGCATGCCATGTGGGCGCGCCGCGGAAACGCCATCGAATACGTCAAACACTTGTTGGAACGCACGGCGACGAACCCGACGCACTTCGATTGCTTCGGTTTGCACGAATGGGCGATGGTGTATCAGACGGATCGGCCGCGCCACAACCTTCCGTTGCGGCTCGGCAAAGACGGCACCAACGACGTCGTCAAAACGCACAATATCCGGTGCACCCACTACGACGCGTTCCGCTTTTTTACCCCTGCCGCGCGCCCCTTAAACCTTCACGCGCTGCGCCGCGAAGATCAACCTGAGTTCGATCAAAGTGGTTGCCTACATGCGACAATGGACTTATATAAATGGGCTGCAAAACTGGGACCTTTAGTGCCGGGCGAACTCTGGCTGGACACCTTCGAACTAGCACGAGATGTTCGAATTCTAGATATGGAAGCGTCACCATATGATTGCAGTGAATACGGATTCCATGTCGTGGCGATTGAAACTGCGCAAGGCAAAGCCGAATATGTTGCACGCCAACGCAGACTCGCCGAACGTGCAGCACCATTGCGGCAGTCACTCATTGACTTGTGCACAAAGCCTACAATATGA
- a CDS encoding hemolysin family protein translates to MSDWYAVILTVVLLGVNAFFVGAEFSLISSRRDRLDALIAQGKARARKVLYASEHLSMMLAGAQFGITIASLLLGKVGEPAIAHLIEGPFHALGLPDALLHPISFAIALGIVTFLHILLGEMVPKNIALAGPESVAMMLVPTHMVFVKVTRPLILAMNWMARITLRMFGIEQKDELEAAVDPEQLATMITESRSEGLLDEEEHARLNKALRSDRRSIREVLIPNERVRMLPFEQGVPLGLIEEAVQETGFSRFPVTAGEDAYIGYIHVKDIIERMVADDPHELLPRSALRPLTNIDGTCTLDEALRLMHRRNAHMAQVRERGQVIGILTLEDLIEEYVGTVRDWTHEDA, encoded by the coding sequence ATGAGCGACTGGTATGCCGTGATTTTGACCGTGGTGCTCCTCGGCGTGAATGCGTTTTTCGTGGGCGCGGAGTTTTCCCTGATCTCTTCCCGCCGCGACCGCCTCGACGCGCTGATCGCCCAGGGCAAGGCGCGCGCCCGCAAGGTCCTCTACGCCTCCGAGCACCTGTCCATGATGCTGGCGGGTGCCCAATTTGGCATTACGATCGCCTCCCTGCTGCTCGGCAAGGTGGGCGAACCCGCCATCGCGCACCTGATCGAAGGCCCGTTCCATGCCCTGGGTTTACCCGATGCGCTGCTGCACCCGATTTCCTTTGCCATCGCGCTCGGCATTGTCACCTTCCTGCACATCCTGCTTGGCGAGATGGTGCCCAAAAACATCGCGCTCGCTGGGCCGGAATCGGTGGCCATGATGCTGGTGCCCACGCATATGGTGTTTGTGAAAGTCACCCGACCGCTTATCCTGGCCATGAACTGGATGGCCCGCATCACGCTTCGCATGTTTGGAATCGAACAAAAAGATGAGCTGGAGGCGGCGGTGGATCCCGAGCAATTGGCCACCATGATCACCGAATCCCGCTCCGAAGGGTTGCTGGACGAGGAGGAGCACGCGCGCCTGAATAAAGCGCTACGCTCGGATCGCCGATCCATTCGAGAGGTGCTGATCCCCAATGAGCGCGTCCGGATGCTCCCCTTCGAACAGGGGGTACCGCTCGGCCTCATCGAGGAAGCCGTCCAGGAAACCGGGTTCTCCCGCTTCCCCGTCACCGCAGGTGAAGATGCCTATATCGGCTATATCCACGTCAAAGATATTATCGAACGCATGGTCGCCGATGATCCGCACGAACTCTTGCCCCGCTCCGCCCTGCGGCCGCTCACCAATATCGACGGCACCTGCACCCTCGACGAGGCGCTTCGCCTGATGCACCGCCGCAATGCCCATATGGCGCAGGTGCGAGAACGCGGCCAAGTGATCGGCATCCTTACCCTCGAAGACCTGATCGAGGAATACGTGGGCACCGTGCGAGATTGGACCCATGAGGATGCTTAG
- a CDS encoding hemolysin family protein, with amino-acid sequence MDTALSILSLLGFIALTLGTGFFVAIEFALTGLERAAIDNHVETQGDAKARAVQAAHTNLSFELSGAQLGITITTLATGFLAEPILAKYFTPLLELCGLGPGTATAVALVLALAVATLLSMVYGELVPKNMAITDPLRTARFTVIPVRTFNRLFGWFIRALNASANAVIRKIGLEPADELASARSAQELGALVRNSAEHGALTQAQAALLDRSLKFGESTAEDVMTPRSTIEYLSVDDTVADLLALSQKTGRSRFPVVDGDLDDTIGVVHVKAAFGVPREQRKHVSVRALARSVPVVPSSLDGDAVLNAVRSAGTQIVLVADEYGGTAGIVTIEDVVEEILGEVYDEYDDANAERDFQQLGASWEVSGLVRVDELPERIGYHAPDGPYETLGGLVMACFGYIPTVGEKKLLPQTEHDAFDEFESGISGRWGVRVTMMDGRRIDRVILTPMSNEEASNFS; translated from the coding sequence ATGGACACTGCACTCAGTATCCTGTCCCTGCTGGGCTTTATCGCGCTTACCCTCGGCACGGGCTTTTTCGTGGCCATCGAATTCGCGCTGACCGGCCTGGAACGCGCCGCCATTGACAACCATGTGGAAACCCAAGGGGACGCCAAGGCCCGGGCGGTGCAGGCCGCCCACACCAACCTCTCCTTCGAGCTTTCCGGGGCGCAGCTGGGCATCACCATCACCACCCTGGCCACCGGTTTCCTCGCGGAGCCCATCTTGGCCAAATATTTCACCCCGCTGCTGGAATTGTGCGGCTTGGGCCCCGGTACGGCCACCGCCGTGGCGCTGGTATTGGCGCTGGCCGTGGCCACACTATTATCCATGGTGTACGGCGAGCTCGTTCCGAAAAACATGGCGATTACCGACCCCCTTCGCACCGCCCGCTTCACCGTAATCCCCGTCCGCACATTCAACCGTTTGTTCGGGTGGTTTATTCGCGCGCTCAATGCCTCCGCCAATGCGGTGATCCGCAAGATCGGCTTGGAACCCGCCGATGAATTGGCCTCCGCGCGCTCCGCCCAGGAACTCGGCGCGCTGGTCCGCAATTCCGCCGAACACGGCGCCCTCACGCAGGCCCAGGCGGCGCTGCTGGATCGCTCCCTGAAGTTCGGCGAATCTACCGCCGAGGACGTGATGACGCCCCGCTCGACCATCGAATACCTGTCCGTGGACGACACGGTGGCGGACCTGCTCGCCCTATCCCAAAAAACCGGCCGTTCCCGGTTCCCGGTGGTGGACGGGGATCTGGACGATACGATCGGCGTGGTCCACGTCAAGGCCGCCTTTGGCGTGCCCCGCGAACAGCGCAAACACGTCTCCGTGCGGGCGCTGGCACGGTCCGTTCCGGTGGTCCCCTCGAGTTTGGATGGCGACGCCGTGCTCAATGCCGTCCGCTCCGCCGGCACCCAAATTGTGCTGGTTGCGGACGAATACGGCGGTACGGCGGGCATCGTGACAATCGAAGACGTGGTCGAGGAAATCCTTGGCGAGGTCTACGACGAATACGATGACGCCAATGCGGAACGCGATTTCCAGCAACTCGGCGCCAGCTGGGAGGTTTCCGGGCTGGTCCGCGTCGATGAACTCCCCGAACGCATCGGCTATCACGCCCCCGACGGCCCCTACGAAACGCTGGGCGGCCTGGTGATGGCCTGCTTCGGTTATATCCCAACCGTCGGCGAAAAGAAGCTGCTCCCGCAGACCGAACACGACGCCTTCGACGAATTCGAATCCGGCATTTCCGGGCGCTGGGGCGTCCGCGTGACCATGATGGACGGGCGGCGCATCGACCGCGTGATCCTCACCCCGATGTCCAACGAGGAGGCGAGCAATTTCTCATGA
- a CDS encoding DEAD/DEAH box helicase: MTTFQELGLPQTIVRELRREGITEPFPMQVATIPDILAGRDVLGRGPTGSGKTFAFGLPMLSRLAGAPSRPQHPRALVLVPTRELAVQVKERLDAPAAALGLRILAVVGGVNIKRDVTFLAAPVDLLIATPGRAIDLVKQGLLHLDAVEITAIDECDQMADLGFLPQVSTLLQRTPQGQRLLSSATLDGDVQALVDRFIADPVLHATAAVTAAVDTMEHYQFDVGTAAERDQVVLHIAGRAGKTLLFRRTRYDVDRQVKALREAGIDALGLHGNKGQASRTEAVRKFTSGESRVLVATDIAARGIDISDVSLVVHVDPSADHKAYLHRAGRTARAGAAGMVVTLATDKQLAEVTTLFKQAGVRPHRERMHTHSSRLRELTGARKPKGKPVEPPHQRPHHRKPRRPRRPGR; encoded by the coding sequence ATGACTACGTTCCAAGAGTTGGGTCTCCCCCAAACCATCGTCCGTGAGCTGCGGCGCGAGGGCATCACGGAGCCGTTTCCCATGCAGGTAGCAACCATTCCGGATATCCTTGCCGGGCGCGACGTGTTGGGCCGCGGCCCGACCGGCTCCGGCAAAACCTTCGCTTTTGGCTTGCCCATGCTTTCCCGTTTGGCTGGTGCGCCCTCGCGTCCGCAACACCCGCGCGCCTTGGTTTTGGTGCCCACCCGCGAGCTTGCGGTGCAGGTAAAAGAGCGTCTCGACGCCCCGGCTGCCGCCCTCGGGCTGCGCATCCTCGCCGTGGTTGGTGGGGTGAATATCAAGCGCGACGTCACCTTTCTCGCCGCCCCGGTGGATCTTTTGATAGCCACCCCGGGCCGCGCCATCGACCTAGTGAAGCAAGGCTTGCTGCATCTGGACGCGGTGGAGATCACGGCGATCGATGAATGCGATCAGATGGCCGATTTGGGGTTTTTGCCGCAGGTGAGCACCCTGTTGCAGCGTACGCCTCAGGGCCAGCGGCTGCTCTCTTCCGCCACCTTGGATGGGGATGTGCAGGCGCTCGTCGACCGTTTTATCGCTGATCCCGTGTTGCATGCCACGGCCGCGGTGACCGCCGCCGTGGACACCATGGAGCATTACCAATTCGATGTTGGCACCGCGGCGGAGCGCGATCAGGTGGTGTTGCATATCGCGGGTCGCGCGGGCAAGACCTTGCTGTTTCGCCGCACCCGTTACGATGTGGACCGCCAGGTCAAGGCCCTGCGGGAGGCCGGCATCGATGCCTTAGGCCTGCACGGCAATAAGGGTCAGGCTTCCCGCACGGAGGCCGTGCGCAAGTTCACCAGCGGCGAATCCCGGGTGCTGGTGGCCACGGACATCGCGGCCCGCGGCATCGATATTTCGGATGTCTCGCTCGTGGTGCACGTGGACCCGTCGGCGGATCACAAGGCCTACCTGCATCGCGCCGGGCGCACGGCGCGCGCCGGGGCGGCCGGTATGGTGGTGACGCTGGCAACGGACAAGCAGCTTGCCGAAGTGACTACGCTATTCAAACAAGCGGGCGTACGCCCGCATCGCGAACGGATGCACACACACTCCAGCCGCCTTCGCGAACTCACCGGTGCTCGGAAACCGAAAGGAAAACCTGTGGAGCCCCCACATCAGCGCCCTCACCATCGAAAACCCCGCCGACCGAGGCGGCCTGGCCGGTAA
- the gndA gene encoding NADP-dependent phosphogluconate dehydrogenase has protein sequence MTTMTNLAQIGVVGLAVMGSNIARNFARHGHTVAVYNRSFSKTEAFMESYGADGSFLPSATIEDFVASLERPRRALIMVQAGAATDAVIQQLAAAMEPGDIIIDGGNALYTDTIRREAELRDRGLHFVGAGISGGEEGALNGPSIMPGGPAESYESLGPLLESIAAQVDGVPCCTHIGSDGAGHFVKMVHNGIEYADMQVIGEAYHLLRYAAGLTPLEIAEVFREWNTGDLDSYLVEITAEVLSQVDAATGKPLIDVIVDAAGQKGTGRWTVKAALDLGIPTTGIGEAVFARALSGARAQRAATAGVLPSGELRELATDRTQFVADVCRALYASKLVAYAQGFDEIRAGSEEHGWDIDPRDLATIWRDGCIIRAKFLNRIVAAYDTNPAVESLLLDPYFKHELEGLIDSWRRVVITATAAGLPIPVFASSLSYYDSLRAERLPAALIQGQRDYFGAHTYERTDKPGHFHTLWSGDRSEVEA, from the coding sequence ATGACAACCATGACAAATCTTGCTCAGATTGGCGTTGTCGGCCTTGCGGTCATGGGTTCGAATATCGCCCGTAATTTCGCGCGGCACGGCCACACCGTCGCCGTATACAATCGCAGTTTTTCCAAAACTGAAGCCTTTATGGAAAGCTACGGCGCTGATGGATCGTTTCTCCCCTCGGCCACGATCGAAGACTTCGTCGCATCGTTGGAGCGCCCGCGTCGCGCCCTCATTATGGTGCAAGCCGGCGCCGCTACCGACGCCGTGATCCAACAACTCGCCGCCGCCATGGAACCGGGCGACATCATTATCGACGGCGGTAACGCGCTATACACCGATACCATTCGCCGCGAGGCCGAATTGCGCGACCGCGGCCTGCACTTCGTGGGCGCCGGCATTTCCGGCGGCGAGGAGGGCGCCCTGAACGGCCCGTCGATCATGCCCGGCGGCCCGGCGGAATCCTACGAGTCGCTCGGCCCGCTGCTGGAATCCATTGCCGCGCAGGTGGATGGCGTGCCGTGCTGCACCCATATTGGGTCCGACGGCGCCGGCCACTTTGTCAAGATGGTGCACAACGGTATCGAGTACGCGGATATGCAGGTCATCGGCGAGGCGTATCACCTGTTGCGTTACGCCGCCGGTTTGACCCCGCTGGAGATTGCGGAGGTGTTCCGCGAGTGGAATACCGGCGACCTTGATTCCTACCTCGTGGAGATCACGGCCGAGGTATTGTCCCAGGTTGATGCCGCCACCGGTAAGCCGCTTATCGACGTCATCGTGGACGCCGCCGGCCAGAAAGGCACCGGCCGGTGGACGGTGAAGGCCGCCCTTGATTTGGGCATTCCCACCACGGGCATCGGCGAGGCCGTGTTTGCCCGCGCCTTGTCCGGTGCCCGCGCGCAACGTGCCGCGACGGCCGGGGTGTTGCCCTCCGGTGAGCTGCGGGAATTGGCCACCGATCGCACTCAATTCGTGGCGGATGTGTGCCGCGCGCTGTACGCCTCCAAGCTGGTGGCTTACGCTCAGGGGTTCGATGAGATCCGCGCCGGTTCGGAGGAGCACGGCTGGGACATTGATCCCCGCGACCTGGCCACCATTTGGCGCGATGGCTGCATTATCCGCGCCAAGTTCTTAAACCGCATCGTGGCTGCCTATGACACCAATCCGGCGGTGGAGTCCCTGCTTCTCGACCCATACTTCAAGCACGAGCTGGAAGGATTGATCGATTCCTGGCGCCGCGTGGTGATCACCGCCACTGCCGCCGGCCTGCCGATCCCGGTGTTCGCTTCCTCCTTGTCCTATTACGACAGTTTGCGTGCGGAGCGCCTACCTGCGGCGTTGATCCAGGGCCAGCGCGACTACTTCGGCGCACACACGTACGAACGCACGGATAAGCCGGGGCATTTCCACACGCTGTGGAGCGGAGATCGTTCCGAGGTGGAGGCATAA
- a CDS encoding PaaI family thioesterase, translated as MNLQALVKLVESGPLNEQQIAAINARITGMDATLGIRYTEIAKDGVSAELEIGPHMLQPFGLVNGGSYAALAESVGSFAGCLAAGAPVVGLSNTTHFLRPGTSGTIHAQARPVHLGKHVQMWEINCSVDGKLLAVTSLRTMVMV; from the coding sequence ATGAACCTGCAGGCCCTGGTGAAGCTGGTGGAATCCGGCCCCCTCAATGAGCAACAAATCGCCGCCATAAATGCCCGAATCACCGGCATGGACGCCACCCTGGGAATTCGCTATACGGAGATCGCCAAAGACGGCGTATCCGCCGAACTGGAGATCGGACCGCACATGCTGCAACCGTTTGGGCTGGTCAATGGCGGCAGCTACGCGGCCCTCGCCGAATCCGTCGGCTCGTTCGCCGGTTGCCTCGCCGCCGGTGCCCCCGTGGTGGGGCTCAGCAACACTACCCACTTTTTACGCCCCGGCACCAGCGGCACTATTCACGCCCAGGCCCGCCCGGTACACCTTGGCAAGCACGTGCAAATGTGGGAAATTAATTGCTCCGTCGACGGCAAGTTGCTGGCCGTAACCTCCCTTAGGACGATGGTGATGGTGTAG
- a CDS encoding MFS transporter has protein sequence MNESEATGGHRASNWWVLVILATGLSLIVLDATIVGVSMPAIMQDLQLSLVDAQRVSALYNTVLAALLLAAGTLGDRVGRNTTFLLGLAFFLAGSVLAALSGTAAALIAGRIVQGVGGALILPSTLSTVNALFRGRDRAAAFGVWGAVISGAAAVGPLLGGMITEWAHWRWVFWVNVPLGLLLIAAALLIVPNTKGDAAPGFDAVGFLLSAVSFGGLVHGIIQKNITLTLVAALFLVAFIVWERLRLQQGKVVLLDLSMLRIGAFTWGNLTAMLVAIGEFGLVFVLPLFLVSGMNLSTLAAGGVLAAMAAGAFLSGALARHLAAAIGPSGVVILGLGLEVFGALQLAAEERPDQQIWLVAVALVIYGVGLGLASAQLTSLVLAQVPAQHSGQASATQSTVRQIGSALGTAIMGTVLSWGMKAYVTGPGSEAVIASGGAALAAMRHSMDVDTLVQGFAEATRITLYSTVAFLALGFASALLVRRYSNMHANME, from the coding sequence ATGAATGAATCCGAGGCGACCGGCGGGCACCGCGCAAGCAATTGGTGGGTGCTGGTCATCCTGGCCACCGGCCTTTCCCTGATTGTCTTGGACGCAACCATCGTTGGGGTGTCCATGCCGGCGATCATGCAGGACCTGCAGCTCAGCCTGGTAGACGCCCAGCGCGTCAGCGCGCTCTATAACACCGTGCTCGCGGCATTGCTGCTGGCTGCGGGCACGCTCGGGGACCGCGTGGGGCGCAACACCACATTCCTGCTAGGCCTCGCGTTCTTTCTGGCGGGCTCCGTGTTGGCGGCGCTTTCCGGCACCGCCGCGGCGTTGATCGCCGGCCGGATCGTGCAGGGCGTCGGCGGGGCGCTGATCCTGCCCTCCACATTGTCCACGGTAAACGCCCTGTTTCGCGGCCGCGATCGGGCGGCGGCCTTCGGCGTGTGGGGCGCGGTGATCTCGGGCGCCGCGGCGGTCGGCCCGCTGCTCGGCGGCATGATCACCGAATGGGCGCATTGGCGCTGGGTGTTCTGGGTAAACGTTCCTTTAGGGTTGCTGCTCATCGCCGCCGCGCTGCTTATCGTGCCCAATACCAAGGGCGATGCCGCGCCGGGGTTCGACGCCGTGGGTTTCCTGCTGTCCGCGGTGAGTTTCGGCGGCCTGGTCCACGGGATTATTCAAAAGAACATCACGCTCACGCTGGTCGCCGCGCTGTTTCTGGTCGCGTTTATCGTGTGGGAGCGGCTGCGCCTCCAGCAAGGCAAGGTTGTGCTGCTCGATCTTTCCATGCTGCGGATCGGCGCGTTTACCTGGGGCAATCTCACGGCCATGCTGGTGGCCATCGGCGAATTCGGCCTGGTGTTCGTGCTGCCGCTGTTTCTGGTTTCGGGCATGAACCTGTCCACGCTGGCCGCCGGCGGGGTGCTCGCCGCCATGGCGGCTGGGGCTTTCCTATCGGGGGCGTTGGCGCGTCACCTGGCGGCCGCGATCGGCCCCTCCGGCGTGGTGATCCTGGGCCTGGGCCTCGAGGTGTTTGGGGCGTTGCAGCTCGCCGCGGAGGAGCGCCCGGACCAGCAGATATGGCTCGTCGCCGTCGCATTAGTGATCTACGGGGTGGGGCTTGGCTTGGCCAGCGCCCAGCTCACCAGCCTGGTGCTTGCGCAGGTTCCCGCCCAGCATTCCGGGCAGGCCTCCGCGACGCAGTCCACCGTGCGGCAGATCGGTTCGGCCCTGGGCACGGCGATCATGGGCACCGTGTTGTCGTGGGGCATGAAGGCATATGTCACCGGCCCGGGTTCGGAGGCGGTGATTGCCTCCGGGGGCGCCGCACTTGCCGCAATGCGTCACAGTATGGACGTCGATACGCTTGTGCAGGGGTTTGCGGAAGCCACGCGGATAACCCTCTACAGCACCGTGGCGTTCCTCGCACTGGGTTTTGCATCCGCGCTATTGGTGCGTCGGTACAGTAACATGCATGCCAACATGGAATGA
- a CDS encoding class I SAM-dependent methyltransferase translates to MPTWNEILARNPQHSENYAQRWRNFVAEGRDIDGEARLIDALAPRHARILDAGCGTGRVGGYLAARGHDVVGVDLDPILIGYARQDYPDCRWEVGDLCKGEIPGGEYDVIVSAGNVMGFLPEQGRIPALTAHAAHLAPDGRAVIGFSAGRGWSFEQFLADAKSAGLRPSLLLSSWELHPFTADSEFLVAILEH, encoded by the coding sequence ATGCCAACATGGAATGAGATTCTCGCCCGCAACCCCCAGCATTCCGAAAATTACGCGCAACGCTGGCGCAACTTCGTCGCCGAGGGACGCGACATTGACGGCGAGGCCCGGCTTATCGACGCCCTGGCACCCCGCCACGCACGCATCCTCGACGCTGGCTGCGGCACCGGTCGCGTCGGAGGCTACCTTGCCGCCCGCGGGCACGATGTGGTGGGCGTGGATCTGGATCCCATATTGATCGGATACGCGCGGCAAGACTACCCCGATTGCCGATGGGAGGTCGGGGACCTGTGCAAAGGCGAAATCCCCGGCGGGGAATACGATGTGATCGTCTCCGCCGGCAATGTGATGGGTTTCCTGCCGGAACAGGGGCGCATCCCGGCACTTACCGCCCACGCCGCGCATCTCGCCCCGGACGGGCGCGCCGTAATCGGCTTTAGCGCCGGACGGGGGTGGAGCTTCGAGCAATTCCTGGCCGACGCCAAATCCGCAGGATTGCGGCCCTCGCTGCTGCTCTCCTCGTGGGAGCTGCACCCGTTTACCGCCGACTCCGAATTCCTGGTGGCAATCCTGGAGCATTAG
- a CDS encoding amidase family protein, whose amino-acid sequence MADQTLPDASSWNSVFDPVEGVELCLRRIRSLDPTINAFERVFAASARRRAVELAGVPMRERGPLHGVPVAIKAENAIAGIPTSYGTAACVTPAGADSHVVATLQNAGAIIIGTTRMPECGAWALTSSEHGGVTRYPQHAAYTPGGSSGGSAAAVAAGMVPVAIGGDGGGSIRIPAAHCGLYGLKAQRGRVSTAPAEHLWYDLGVIGPIARSVRDLRLIYEVIAGGPFPPVFQTPTRVAVAIRTGLPGIRAPKTLIDAAHNVAAAIGGVAKLDVRLPVPTDAFMVQFFAGVAAEVSAMEHPERLERRTRQIAAIGTRIPPRMLEWARRRGREYACELDAIFADYDVIVSPTIAARPAPAEGIQGKGLMRTLMANAPFAAYTALWNVTGHPAIAIPFGHGPDGLPISVQIGGPRDSEALLLHLAERITPR is encoded by the coding sequence ATGGCGGACCAGACCCTACCGGACGCAAGCTCATGGAATAGTGTGTTCGACCCGGTGGAGGGGGTGGAGCTGTGCCTGCGGCGGATCCGCTCTCTAGACCCCACCATCAATGCATTCGAGCGTGTGTTCGCCGCTTCCGCGCGGCGGCGAGCCGTGGAATTGGCGGGCGTGCCGATGCGCGAACGGGGTCCTCTGCATGGGGTTCCGGTGGCCATCAAGGCCGAAAACGCCATCGCCGGGATCCCTACCAGTTACGGCACGGCGGCCTGCGTCACCCCAGCCGGGGCCGATAGCCACGTGGTCGCGACGCTTCAGAACGCCGGTGCGATAATCATCGGGACCACGCGGATGCCGGAGTGCGGGGCATGGGCGCTGACCTCATCCGAACACGGCGGGGTAACGCGCTATCCGCAACATGCCGCATATACGCCCGGAGGTTCGAGCGGCGGGAGCGCGGCGGCCGTAGCCGCAGGCATGGTTCCCGTTGCCATCGGTGGCGACGGCGGCGGTTCCATCCGCATCCCCGCAGCTCATTGCGGTTTATACGGGTTGAAAGCGCAACGCGGACGGGTATCCACGGCCCCCGCCGAACACCTATGGTACGACCTTGGGGTTATCGGACCGATCGCACGTTCGGTTCGCGACCTGCGCCTGATCTACGAGGTGATCGCCGGCGGACCCTTCCCACCCGTCTTCCAAACCCCCACCCGCGTCGCCGTGGCCATTCGAACAGGCTTGCCGGGGATCCGGGCGCCAAAGACGCTTATCGACGCCGCCCACAACGTCGCCGCAGCCATTGGCGGCGTCGCAAAGCTCGACGTTCGGCTCCCCGTACCCACCGACGCCTTTATGGTGCAATTCTTCGCCGGCGTCGCGGCCGAGGTCTCGGCCATGGAACATCCCGAACGTTTGGAACGGCGGACCCGGCAAATCGCCGCGATAGGGACACGAATCCCACCGCGCATGCTGGAATGGGCGCGCCGACGAGGAAGGGAATACGCGTGCGAACTCGATGCGATCTTTGCGGATTACGACGTGATCGTATCGCCCACAATCGCCGCGCGGCCTGCCCCCGCAGAGGGGATCCAAGGCAAAGGCCTGATGCGCACCCTGATGGCCAACGCACCCTTCGCCGCATACACGGCGCTTTGGAATGTGACCGGGCACCCCGCCATCGCCATACCCTTCGGGCACGGGCCGGACGGACTGCCCATCTCCGTGCAAATCGGCGGGCCGCGGGACAGCGAGGCACTCTTGCTACACCTGGCGGAACGCATCACACCCCGTTGA
- the pflA gene encoding pyruvate formate-lyase-activating protein has product MADGINAPVTLTAESRPRVRGAAAGLGSTATITLERPALFDARRTGDIGLVHSWELVTAVDGPGTRLTVFMSGCPLRCQYCHNPDTIEMREGTLERVEDIIAKVMRYRRIFQASGGGLTVSGGEPLFQIAMTRRILAAAHQAGIHTAIDTSGFLGSRLTDEDLDNIDLVLLDLKSGIPETYREVTGRALQPTIDFGDRLTAMGKRIWLRYVLVPGLTDAPENLAAAANIAANWKTSIERVEVLPFHNMGEDKWHRLGMKYTLHGVRPPTPESVEAARETFRSHGLTAF; this is encoded by the coding sequence ATGGCCGACGGCATCAACGCCCCTGTCACCCTCACCGCTGAATCCCGGCCTCGGGTCCGGGGCGCCGCTGCCGGCCTCGGGTCAACCGCCACGATTACGCTCGAGCGCCCTGCGCTTTTCGACGCCCGCCGCACCGGCGATATCGGCCTCGTCCACTCGTGGGAGCTAGTCACCGCCGTCGATGGGCCCGGCACTCGCCTCACGGTGTTTATGTCCGGTTGCCCGCTGCGCTGCCAGTATTGCCACAACCCCGACACCATCGAAATGCGCGAAGGCACCCTGGAGCGTGTGGAGGACATCATTGCCAAAGTGATGCGGTACCGGCGGATTTTCCAGGCCTCCGGCGGCGGCCTGACCGTTTCCGGCGGCGAACCTTTGTTTCAAATCGCGATGACGCGGCGGATATTGGCCGCGGCGCATCAGGCGGGGATCCACACAGCAATTGATACCTCCGGTTTCCTTGGCTCCCGGCTAACGGACGAGGACTTGGACAATATCGACCTCGTGCTTCTCGACCTCAAATCCGGCATCCCGGAGACATATCGCGAGGTCACCGGCCGCGCTTTGCAGCCCACCATTGATTTCGGCGATCGCCTCACCGCGATGGGTAAGCGCATTTGGTTGCGCTACGTCCTTGTCCCCGGGCTTACCGACGCCCCGGAAAACCTCGCCGCCGCAGCAAACATTGCCGCCAATTGGAAAACCTCAATCGAACGTGTGGAGGTACTGCCCTTCCACAATATGGGTGAGGACAAGTGGCATCGCCTCGGCATGAAATACACCCTGCACGGCGTGCGCCCACCCACCCCCGAAAGTGTGGAGGCCGCCCGCGAAACCTTCCGATCCCACGGCCTCACCGCGTTCTAA